Within Triticum dicoccoides isolate Atlit2015 ecotype Zavitan chromosome 1B, WEW_v2.0, whole genome shotgun sequence, the genomic segment TGTTCACCAGGCAAACCTGCACCGAGTCGTCCGGGATCACGGCGATGACCTCGGCCAATATCGATCCCTCGGCTCTCGAGATGTTCACCCTCCACCAAAAGTTGACGCCGAGGTATAGATCGAAGACGGGGAGCTTGTCGAGCCCGTCGTAGTTGCCGTACATGAACAAGGCCCGGAGCAGGTACTTGGACCCCGGCACGAGGGACGGCAGCGTGTAACAGCTGCGCACCGAATCGGGGAAGCTGCGGACGTTGAGGTAGTTCTTGGAGAGCTGGGGCTGCGGCCTCACATACTCGGCGGAGATGTTGCGGTTGTAGCCGTCGTCCGTGAAGCCGGCGTCGGAGGTGATGGGTATCTTGGTGCGGTTATTCACGTAGCTGCTATGCTCCGGCAGGCCACAGTCGATGGTGATGAAACCTGCATCATTTGCTCAATGGGAGCACGGATGTAAGGTTTGACAAAAGGAGCAATAAACGCACTACGGAGCTACATTCCTACCTAGCGGAAACAAATTAACAAACCACCCATGATGGTAATAAGTTGGGAGCTCACCTTCGATGCTAGGCGCGCGCTGGCCGCGAACTTGAAGTACGCCGGCAGCGGCGACGGCGAGGCTGAGCAGGAGCGTCAACGGCGAACGGGCAGCCATTGGTCGCCGGTCCATTCTGCTACGCGCGCACATGCCACCAACGACAAGATGCTCCACGTACGAAGTATAGTACTATCTATATATATACAGGATGTGCTTAGCCTTGAATGGGCCGGGAATGCCAGTGGTATAATAGACACATCACATGGCCACTTAGCCTGCAAAACTATCTTCTAATTTGGCGACGACGGAGAGTGCAGTTGACTTGATCGGGAGCTGTATAGTTTGTCAACTGTCTCGCGCTGCCGCTGGTTGCAAGAAGGTACCATTATTAGTGCGGCCTTGGCATTAGTAGACGACTGACCTGATGCAGGGTTGGTCTGTCAGCACGTTTGTGCTCGTCTATTGTGTAGAAAATTGAAGTAAACGATGCACTTGACAAACACGACGTACAATCAGAGTCAATCACATACACAAGCATACACTCACCCTATGATTGCATGTGTGCGCACCCTATTCATATGAGCACCTCAAAAGCCTAAATTAAATTCAGAAATAACGTAAACACCCACGTCAAATTTAGGACTTGAACCCCGGTGGGCAGCTGGGGAGTGGAaacaccactgtcctcctaaccatccaaccaaagGTTGGTCCGCAAGACACGCTATACAGTTGAGACTTGAGGCGCACATGCAACTTGGGACCATGCTTGAGACGCACAAAAGTTGAGGCGATCCGGCTAACCGGCTGGGACACCAATTTACTCAATTGGGCGCCCTTTAATCAGCACTTACTCCGGAGTCCGGAGTCGATCCCCCGTCAACTCTATCGTTGGTTATCTGCTACATGTAATTTGCTCTTTGTTGGCTATTAATTTCTTGTCCGGTGAGCTTGTGCTCTTGTATATAAAGCAATCTAAATGTACAATGCCAGCATACGTGACTGGTCTTAGAAATGAGTTGGTAAAGATATGTAAATTAGCTTTGTCTGTGATGGTGGTTATCCAACTGCGAGATAGCGAAAACAAGGGGTCAAGTTAATAGTATATCTACAAAAAGAAATTCGATCAACACACGATCAagatcacttgtatcttttgacttTTGTTTCAGGAAAGTCTATAATTAGATTTAGCAATTAAACAAGTTACTGGTTGAACATACAATTTATTAGTGGGAAACTTGGTCAAATAATATCAATAAACACGGAGATCCCACAAAAAATGATTACAAAGATTTCACACGGAAACTCGAACATAGATAACCAGTTGGCGATCGGTACATGATCAACAAGTCTTGCTTATCGGGCAGCAGGACCGTTGTCCATTGTTGGCACCCTCCCAAAATTATGTTCCTTCTCAAATGAAGTGCTGCTTTGGCTCACATTCGTGGACTGGTTAGTAGGGTAAGAGTCATTTCTCATGCTTAGGTCGTTGCTGCTGATGCCAGTGTAGAAGTTGTTGTTGGAGTTGCCGCCGGCGTGGTCCTCCTCTAGCTTCAGGCACTCCTGTAGTTGCAGCACAACATCGGTCATGTTGGGGCGCCGCGCCGACGCATGTGCAGTGCACTTGAGGGCGATGTCAGCGGCCTTCCACATACTATTGATGTCGTGGTCACCATGCATGCGCACATCCACCACGCCTTCGATGTTGCCTTTCGATAACCGCTGTTGCACCCACTCAATGATGCCGATGCTTCGCGGGTTATGCATGGTGGGTGGCTTCCCCGTGACAAGCACCAACAGCACAACACCAAAGCTATACACATCACTCTTGGTTGTCGGCCTCCCTGTTGTCTGGTACCTAAGCAAATGTTTTAGCTCCACTTAACACTCAGAGCATGGTACGCTATAGAAAGATTTTGGAGCAGGATGGAAGGAGTCGGCTTACTCTGGATCCATATATCCGCGTGTGCCAACGATCACATTCGTGGACACCTGGCTTTCATTGTCGCGATTGAAAGCTTTGGATAATCCAAAATCGGCGATCTTGGCCTCCAACCTCGTGTTCAATAAGATGTTTGTGGCCTTCACATCCCTGTGAATCAAAGGTGGGTTGCACCCCTTATGTAGGTACTCTAGTCCTATATATGAACACTGAGGATTAAAAAAACAATCATTTGGCAAAAGCAGTTGCCAATTCTGCATTTAAGTGTTTTTTTCGTTAAAGAAACAAAAGATGCAATATAAGTGCTTACCTTGTGCAGATTCAACTGCAATTTTAAGTCTCTGTCTCCAGGTTAAGCATCTTGCATTTCGGTCTCCTCCTACATACAGGCCGACATTGTGACCAATCATTTATTCAGACGATTCTATATATAAACAACATGTACACTCTATCAGCTCATAGTGCTTTACGCTACACCAGTCACCTTCCAGCAACTGAATATATAGCGTTAAACAACTTGCGTACCTACAATGTGATCTTGCAGAGTTCCCTCTGACATGAACTCGTAGACAAGTGCCATGTGTACCCCATCCTTGCAGAAACCAATCAAGGAGACAAGGTTCTTGTGATGAATCCGGGTTAAAATTTGAACCTGAACAAGTAGGGGTCAAGACATGACTTCATAAATATTGTTTCACGGTAAAAATCTATATCAAGAAACTTATATATTTTTTAAACAGAGTAAACTATGTTAAATGTACCTTGATATTTTAGATTCAACATTTAAAGCAATATAAGGACTTCGAAACATAAGTGAATTAAACGACAAGGAGGAATGCAAGTGCAGTGAGATAATAAATTGTACCTCTGCTAGGAATTCCTTGTCACCTTGGTTGGAAGACTCAGACCGTATCTTTACTGCCACCTGAGTGCCATCCTCCAGGAAGCCATCATAGACATAACCGAATCCTCCCTTTCCCAACACTTGTTGAAGGTTGTTCGTTATCCTCTCAATTTCATTGTATGTGAATCGGCGAGTCTCAAGTCCAAGTGATGTGTCCCCATCATTTCTCGTTTCATTTTGTGGCTTTACTGAGTTTTTCATTAATCCTTTTTGTATGCGTGGAATTTAATGATTAACATTAGTACTATTTGATGTCGAAACATATACCAATAATTAAGTGGCGCATGCCAAAGTCTCACCTGGAGTTTTTCGTCTCAACAAGCAAAAGAGTGTTAGTGCCACTGATACTATCACCACGATGATAACTATAGGGGCACCAACGTATATGGGCAACTTGCTCTTCATTTTAGCAGGTCGACATGAATTGGCATTGGTGCAAAGGTTTGAGTTGTTGTCATATCTGCTAAACAATATTAAAAAGTTGGTCAATGAAATTCATCAAGTATCATGCAAGAGAATCGGGAGAATTCATGGGTAAATTAACGACCTTAGATTTAGGGAGCCATCTTGAATTCTTTTGAGAATTCCGGAGGGAATTGAGCCACTGAGCTGATTTCCTGACAAATCTCTAAAGAAAGAAAATATAATTTGCAGGAGTGGGAGTAATGTAAGGAAAAAAGCACAATTGGACAGTAGTTGCCAGACTTACAAAATCTTCAACAAAGGTAATTGCGAAAGAGTATCTGGAATTGTGCCTGTCAAATTGTTGTTTGACAGATCCCTACAAGAGAGTGCAAGATATGGACTTGTATCAGTATTCCTTTTGCCGTATTTCATCTCTTTAAACTACAAACAAAGGCCAAAGATATCCAAACTCTGAACATACAAGTGCTGGAGAGCCTTTAGATTCGCGAAAGACGGCGATATGTCACCATTCAGACCACTGGAAGACAGGTTTCTACAAAGAGCAAATATCAATTGGATCAATTTGACTGCATATAATAACCTTAACATGCGATAATTCATGCTTTTGTCCTATGAACATAAGTGATAGGTCAATATAACGTATAGATCTGAAAAACTGACACGCTTCTGATCCTTGGAGGGATGCCAGTGTCGTAGCTGCACATCAACTTTTCCCAGGCCATAGTCTTGGGAGCACACGGGTCACCCATCCAGTTCTTCTCCACATGATACTTCGTCTTGATCGTTGTCATAGCAGATACTACAGTTAACCAC encodes:
- the LOC119349084 gene encoding probable LRR receptor-like serine/threonine-protein kinase At1g05700 isoform X1, which gives rise to MEQSTAASRPWLLLLCLAVAATGGVLQARAQLDSKGFISVDCGLPGKASYVDGGTKLSYVSDAGFIDDTAGANQNISGQYIRPQLSRRYHDVRSFPDGTRNCYTLRSLVSGRKYLVRAAFLYGDYDGLGRLPVFDLHLGVNYWQTVNVSTPGFEVTAEAIVVVPDDFVQVCLVNTGAGTPFISALELRPLKMKFYPQVNLMQGLVLDVRLNLGPADLTDIVRYPEDPHDRVWIPWADPKEWMEISTTKQVDSEYDDFEVPTAVMQTAVTPLNASMKLEITWDPVPQPHDLSPGYFIIMHFSELQLLPSNALREFDININGVRLSEAIRLVYLGVGVIFNEKPYQDGNYNISIKATANSTLPPILNALELFFIMSMTNFGTDSRDVSAMTTIKTKYHVEKNWMGDPCAPKTMAWEKLMCSYDTGIPPRIRSVNLSSSGLNGDISPSFANLKALQHLDLSNNNLTGTIPDTLSQLPLLKILDLSGNQLSGSIPSGILKRIQDGSLNLRYDNNSNLCTNANSCRPAKMKSKLPIYVGAPIVIIVVIVSVALTLFCLLRRKTPGLMKNSVKPQNETRNDGDTSLGLETRRFTYNEIERITNNLQQVLGKGGFGYVYDGFLEDGTQVAVKIRSESSNQGDKEFLAEVQILTRIHHKNLVSLIGFCKDGVHMALVYEFMSEGTLQDHIVGGDRNARCLTWRQRLKIAVESAQGLEYLHKGCNPPLIHRDVKATNILLNTRLEAKIADFGLSKAFNRDNESQVSTNVIVGTRGYMDPEYQTTGRPTTKSDVYSFGVVLLVLVTGKPPTMHNPRSIGIIEWVQQRLSKGNIEGVVDVRMHGDHDINSMWKAADIALKCTAHASARRPNMTDVVLQLQECLKLEEDHAGGNSNNNFYTGISSNDLSMRNDSYPTNQSTNVSQSSTSFEKEHNFGRVPTMDNGPAAR
- the LOC119349084 gene encoding putative leucine-rich repeat receptor-like serine/threonine-protein kinase At2g19230 isoform X2 → MEQSTAASRPWLLLLCLAVAATGGVLQARAQLDSKGFISVDCGLPGKASYVDGGTKLSYVSDAGFIDDTAGANQNISGQYIRPQLSRRYHDVRSFPDGTRNCYTLRSLVSGRKYLVRAAFLYGDYDGLGRLPVFDLHLGVNYWQTVNVSTPGFEVTAEAIVVVPDDFVQVCLVNTGAGTPFISALELRPLKMKFYPQVNLMQGLVLDVRLNLGPADLTDIVRYPEDPHDRVWIPWADPKEWMEISTTKQVDSEYDDFEVPTAVMQTAVTPLNASMKLEITWDPVPQPHDLSPGYFIIMHFSELQLLPSNALREFDININGVRLSEAIRLVYLGVGVIFNEKPYQDGNYNISIKATANSTLPPILNALELFFIMSMTNFGTDSRDVSAMTTIKTKYHVEKNWMGDPCAPKTMAWEKLMCSYDTGIPPRIRSVNLSSSGLNGDISPSFANLKALQHLDLSNNNLTGTIPDTLSQLPLLKILDLSGNQLSGSIPSGILKRIQDGSLNLRYDNNSNLCTNANSCRPAKMKSKLPIYVGAPIVIIVVIVSVALTLFCLLRRKTPGLMKNSVKPQNETRNDGDTSLGLETRRFTYNEIERITNNLQQVLGKGGFGYVYDGFLEDGTQVAVKIRSESSNQGDKEFLAEVQILTRIHHKNLVSLIGFCKDGVHMALVYEFMSEGTLQDHIVGGDRNARCLTWRQRLKIAVESAQGLEYLHKGCNPPLIHRDVKATNILLNTRLEAKIADFGLSKAFNRDNESQVSTNVIVGTRGYMDPEQQGGRQPRVMCIALVLCCWCLSRGSHPPCITREASASLSGCNSGYRKATSKAWWMCACMVTTTSIVCGRPLTSPSSALHMRRRGAPT